Proteins encoded within one genomic window of Brachybacterium avium:
- a CDS encoding glycosyltransferase — translation MLDHARFLISRSRGSAAEEVLALALARNGALIDALELYFELVRELDIPRARTAWAMDRLRADIDSHPESRRGALDFAIPHRLDDVLSGIGAHGNPVDQTIVQIDRAYEEERFTSASDVPGCRALGENDVIRAHLTAVLGRGLTSTALALLNTADERAVPFNALRRAIRRARGDGDLESAIAYLQAYLRFAPQDDWAHGMLETCRKSEFSNAQLARKGFPLPTKRTSPAVDRRASRVLYFLHNSLPFNSAGYATRSHGLLAALGELGWDVDGVTRLGYPYDLPANAEIPDVPVVESIDDVVYRRLLAGREVEKKNPLYDYTERYSAAIKDLVAIERPAILHAASNHVNGLAAVTAANRLGLPAVYEVRGLWEVTRASRAPEWADSEEFRFLSRMEADAARGATRVIALTAALRDELIVRGVDREKIHVVPNGVDTSRFTPAPRDAALAAQLGLSEKTVIGYVGSIVDYEGLDVLLAAVGSLNRGREDFHVLIVGDGAGLSELQGLVRELELDHVVTFTGRVPHGDVERYYSLIDITPFPRLPLPVTEMVSPLKPFEAMAMGKAVVASDVTALEEFIKPGINGLLHRKGDAESLTAQLAFLLDEPEQLLALGRSAREWVVGHRDWRHIAGLVAEVYADLQRDVTH, via the coding sequence ATGCTGGACCACGCGAGGTTCCTCATCTCGAGGTCCCGAGGTTCCGCCGCCGAGGAGGTGCTCGCGCTGGCGCTTGCCCGGAACGGTGCGTTGATCGACGCGCTGGAGCTGTACTTCGAGCTGGTCCGCGAGCTCGACATCCCGCGCGCTCGCACGGCGTGGGCGATGGACCGACTCCGGGCAGACATCGATTCCCACCCCGAGTCACGGCGGGGCGCGCTCGACTTCGCGATCCCTCACCGGCTGGACGATGTCCTCTCCGGGATCGGGGCCCACGGGAACCCGGTCGACCAGACGATCGTGCAGATCGACCGCGCGTACGAGGAAGAGCGATTCACCTCCGCTTCCGATGTCCCCGGCTGCCGCGCTCTCGGGGAGAACGACGTCATCCGAGCGCATCTGACCGCCGTACTGGGTCGCGGGCTCACCTCGACAGCTCTCGCGCTCCTCAACACGGCGGATGAGCGCGCAGTGCCGTTCAATGCGCTTCGCAGGGCGATCCGTCGCGCGCGCGGGGATGGCGACCTAGAGTCCGCCATCGCCTACCTCCAGGCATATCTGCGTTTCGCACCACAGGATGACTGGGCCCACGGCATGCTCGAGACGTGCAGGAAAAGCGAGTTCAGCAATGCTCAGCTGGCCCGCAAAGGATTCCCTCTACCGACGAAACGTACGAGCCCGGCCGTCGACCGGCGCGCCAGTCGCGTCCTTTACTTCCTGCACAATTCGCTTCCCTTCAACTCCGCGGGCTACGCGACGCGCAGCCACGGACTCCTCGCGGCCCTCGGCGAACTCGGGTGGGACGTCGACGGCGTCACCCGTCTGGGCTACCCTTACGACCTTCCGGCCAATGCGGAGATCCCCGACGTCCCCGTCGTCGAGTCTATCGACGACGTCGTCTACCGGCGACTCCTCGCCGGTCGCGAGGTCGAGAAGAAGAACCCTCTCTACGACTACACCGAGCGGTACTCAGCGGCCATCAAAGACCTGGTGGCGATCGAACGGCCCGCGATCCTCCACGCCGCCTCGAATCACGTCAATGGCCTGGCCGCTGTGACGGCTGCGAACCGTCTGGGCCTCCCGGCGGTGTACGAGGTGCGAGGACTGTGGGAAGTGACCCGAGCGTCCCGTGCTCCCGAATGGGCAGACAGCGAGGAGTTCCGCTTCCTCTCACGCATGGAAGCAGACGCTGCACGCGGCGCGACGCGGGTGATCGCCCTGACCGCTGCCCTGCGGGACGAGCTGATCGTTCGTGGCGTCGACAGGGAGAAGATCCATGTCGTCCCCAACGGCGTGGACACCTCACGCTTCACACCGGCTCCCCGGGACGCCGCTCTTGCGGCCCAGCTCGGGCTGTCTGAGAAGACCGTCATCGGGTATGTCGGGTCGATCGTGGACTACGAGGGCCTCGACGTGCTGCTGGCCGCGGTGGGATCGCTGAATCGAGGGCGCGAGGACTTCCATGTTCTGATCGTCGGGGACGGCGCAGGACTCTCGGAGTTGCAGGGACTGGTTCGCGAGCTCGAACTCGACCACGTGGTGACGTTCACCGGCCGGGTGCCGCACGGGGACGTGGAACGGTACTACTCGCTCATCGACATCACTCCGTTCCCTCGACTCCCGCTCCCTGTCACCGAGATGGTGTCGCCGCTCAAGCCCTTCGAGGCGATGGCCATGGGTAAGGCCGTGGTCGCCTCGGATGTCACCGCTCTCGAAGAATTCATAAAGCCCGGCATAAATGGCCTACTCCATCGCAAGGGCGACGCCGAGTCGTTGACCGCCCAGCTGGCATTCCTCCTCGACGAACCGGAGCAGTTGCTGGCCCTCGGGCGAAGCGCTCGCGAATGGGTGGTCGGGCACCGCGACTGGCGGCACATTGCTGGCTTGGTCGCCGAGGTCTATGCGGATCTTCAACGCGACGTCACGCACTGA